The following proteins are encoded in a genomic region of Triticum dicoccoides isolate Atlit2015 ecotype Zavitan chromosome 1B, WEW_v2.0, whole genome shotgun sequence:
- the LOC119310335 gene encoding NADH-quinone oxidoreductase subunit B 1-like — protein sequence MALLLPRTARLALLSAGPRAYSSTVGAAGTAAPAPYGGGAPAPAPMPKAAEFVVSKVDDLMNWARRGSIWPMTFGLACCAVEMMHAGAARYDFDRFGVIFRPSPRQSDCMIVAGTLTNKMAPALRKVYDQMPEPRWVISMGSCANGGGYYHYSYSVVRGCNRIVPVDIYVPGCPPTAEALLYGVLQLQKKINRRKDFLHWWEK from the exons ATGGCGCTCCTCCTCCCCCGCACGGCGCGGCTCGCGCTCCTCTCCGCCGGCCCTCGAGCCTACTCCTCCACCGTCGGCGCGGCGGGAACAGCGGCGCCGGCGCCGTACGGCGGCGGGGCGCCCGCGCCGGCGCCGATGCCGAAGGCCGCGGAGTTCGTGGTGTCCAAGGTGGACGATCTGATGAACTGGGCCCGGCGGGGCTCGATCTGGCCCATGACGTTCGGCCTCGCGTGCTGCGCCGTGGAGATGATgcacgccggcgccgcccgctACGACTTCGACCGCTTCGGCGTCATCTTCCGCCCCTCGCCGCGCCAGTCCGACTGCATGATCGTCGCCGGCACGCTCACCAACAAGATGGCGCCCGCGCTCCGCAA GGTTTATGACCAGATGCCAGAGCCTCGGTGGGTGATCTCGATGGGCAGCTGCGCCAATGGCGGCGGATACTACCACTACTCATACTCCGTCGTGCGTGGGTGCAACCGGATCGTTCCCGTGGACATCTACGTCCCTGGGTGCCCTCCAACAGCTGAAGCTCTCCTGTATGGCGTTCTCCAGTTGCAGAAGAAGATCAACAGGCGCAAGGATTTCCTTCACTGGTGGGAGAAGTGA